The Candidatus Binataceae bacterium genome has a segment encoding these proteins:
- the pcaF gene encoding 3-oxoadipyl-CoA thiolase, whose product MAEAFICDAIRTPIGRYGGALAGVRTDDLAAIPIRTLIERNPEIDWSRVNDVILGCANQAGEDNRNVARMAALLAGLPVDVSGVTVNRLCGSGMEAVVQAARAVRTGEANLVVAGGVECMSRAPFVMPKATSAFSRNAEIYDTTIGWRFVNPLMKKAYGADSMPETSDNVAADFEISRADQDAFAYRSQMRAKRAQAAGRFAEEIVPVKAAGRRETVAVNVDEHPRPDTTLETLAKLPALFGPSSSVTAGNASGVNDGAAALIVASEAAVKDYKLTPRARVVGAATAGVPPRIMGIGPAPASRKALELTRIDLRDIDVVELNEAFAAQSLAVLRQLGLPDDAEQVNPNGGAIALGHPLGMSGARLMLTALHELEHRKARYALCTMCVGVGQGIASIIERV is encoded by the coding sequence GCTGATCGAACGCAACCCTGAGATCGATTGGAGCCGCGTCAACGATGTAATCCTCGGCTGCGCCAACCAGGCCGGCGAAGACAACCGCAACGTCGCGCGCATGGCGGCACTGCTGGCCGGACTGCCGGTCGACGTGAGCGGCGTCACCGTCAATCGTCTGTGCGGCTCGGGGATGGAGGCGGTGGTGCAGGCGGCGCGGGCGGTCAGGACGGGCGAAGCGAACCTGGTGGTCGCGGGCGGCGTGGAATGCATGTCGCGCGCGCCGTTCGTGATGCCCAAGGCGACGAGCGCCTTTTCGCGCAACGCCGAGATCTATGACACGACGATCGGATGGCGCTTCGTCAATCCGCTGATGAAGAAGGCCTACGGCGCTGATTCAATGCCCGAGACTTCCGACAACGTTGCGGCGGATTTCGAAATCTCGCGCGCCGACCAGGACGCTTTCGCTTATCGCAGCCAGATGCGCGCGAAACGCGCGCAGGCGGCGGGACGCTTCGCCGAGGAGATCGTGCCGGTCAAGGCCGCAGGCCGGCGCGAGACGGTTGCGGTGAACGTCGACGAGCATCCACGCCCCGATACAACGCTCGAAACATTGGCGAAACTGCCTGCATTGTTCGGCCCGTCAAGCTCGGTGACCGCCGGCAACGCCTCAGGCGTCAATGACGGCGCCGCCGCGCTTATCGTGGCTTCGGAAGCCGCCGTCAAGGACTACAAGCTCACGCCGCGCGCGCGAGTCGTCGGCGCGGCGACGGCCGGCGTGCCGCCGCGAATAATGGGCATCGGACCCGCGCCCGCCTCGCGCAAGGCGCTCGAGCTCACGCGCATCGATCTTCGCGATATCGACGTGGTCGAACTCAACGAAGCGTTCGCGGCGCAATCGCTCGCAGTCCTGCGCCAACTGGGCCTCCCCGACGATGCCGAACAGGTGAACCCCAACGGCGGCGCGATCGCGCTCGGCCATCCGCTCGGAATGAGCGGGGCGCGGCTGATGCTCACGGCGCTGCATGAGCTGGAGCATCGCAAGGCCCGTTACGCGCTATGCACGATGTGCGTGGGAGTGGGGCAGGGAATCGCGTCGATAATCGAACGCGTCTGA